In Paenibacillus algicola, a genomic segment contains:
- a CDS encoding Gfo/Idh/MocA family protein: protein MEETASRIQWGIMGTGWIAEKFAADLKYVNNGSLAACGSRTDDSARRFGERFDIPRTYGSYEELVQDPALDAIYVATPHPLHKDNVLLALRAGKAVLCEKPFTMNSRELEEVIQTARDHKLFLMEGMWTRFLPPIVQARQWIADGRIGEVRMLKAEFGFRTEMNPEHRLFKPELGGGALLDAGIYPVSFASMVLGSAPSNLSSTVHFCETGVDDQFTLLLEYEDGKSASLSSATRLALTNDAVIYGTEGRIRIPGFFNAREAFLYEGNQQTEAYQDDRVSDGYAFEAEEVGRCLMNGALESAVMPLDESLAIMKLLDGVREQWGLQYEVE, encoded by the coding sequence ATGGAAGAAACAGCAAGCCGCATTCAATGGGGCATTATGGGGACAGGCTGGATTGCCGAAAAGTTTGCTGCCGATTTGAAGTATGTCAATAACGGAAGCCTTGCGGCCTGCGGGTCGAGAACTGACGACAGCGCCCGGCGCTTTGGGGAGCGCTTTGATATTCCTCGTACATATGGATCTTATGAAGAGCTCGTGCAGGATCCGGCACTGGATGCCATTTATGTAGCAACGCCGCATCCGCTGCACAAGGACAATGTGCTGCTTGCACTTCGCGCCGGCAAGGCTGTGCTGTGTGAGAAGCCCTTTACGATGAACAGCCGCGAGCTGGAGGAAGTGATCCAGACTGCGAGAGACCACAAGCTGTTCCTGATGGAAGGCATGTGGACCCGCTTTCTTCCGCCTATTGTACAGGCAAGACAATGGATTGCGGATGGCCGGATTGGCGAGGTGCGTATGTTGAAGGCGGAATTTGGCTTCAGGACGGAGATGAACCCGGAGCACCGTCTGTTCAAGCCGGAGCTGGGAGGCGGTGCACTGCTGGATGCGGGCATCTATCCGGTTTCGTTCGCTTCTATGGTGCTGGGAAGTGCTCCTTCAAACCTTAGCAGCACGGTACATTTTTGCGAGACCGGGGTTGACGATCAGTTTACGCTGCTGCTGGAGTATGAGGATGGAAAGTCAGCCTCTTTAAGCAGCGCTACGCGCCTGGCCTTGACCAATGACGCCGTCATTTATGGAACGGAAGGGCGGATCCGGATTCCTGGCTTTTTCAATGCCCGTGAAGCCTTTCTTTATGAAGGCAATCAACAGACCGAGGCCTATCAGGATGACCGGGTCAGTGACGGCTATGCCTTTGAAGCCGAAGAGGTTGGACGCTGCCTCATGAACGGCGCCCTGGAGAGCGCTGTAATGCCTTTGGATGAATCCCTAGCCATTATGAAGCTACTGGATGGGGTGCGGGAGCAGTGGGGACTTCAGTACGAGGTTGAATAA